The following coding sequences lie in one Amycolatopsis cihanbeyliensis genomic window:
- a CDS encoding endonuclease/exonuclease/phosphatase family protein: MLLLLAASPLVMLAGFRVLGVDGGKHTASALALLPYAALAGFVLGGLALLLRRWWTGAVVLALAAGLLVSLLPRLTPAAQPVAAGPTLRVLAVNLYYGHADAERLVELVRAHEVDVLNLLELTPEAVPRLAEAGLFTPLPYRVLRPGRSGAGSGLVSRHPLRRLGLARPALLAQPSARVSLPGGRGVEVVAVHPVPPTYSYPDWRDALAGLPATDPRGTARILAGDFNATLDHAAFRRVLGEGYRDAGEETGSGLTPTWPEGLFPPPVTIDHVLVDQRLAVRDYRVFDVPGTDHDAVYARLQLPA; encoded by the coding sequence GTGTTGCTACTTCTCGCCGCCTCCCCGCTCGTGATGCTGGCCGGATTCCGCGTGCTCGGGGTGGACGGCGGTAAGCACACCGCGTCCGCGCTGGCGTTGCTGCCCTATGCGGCGCTCGCCGGGTTCGTGCTCGGCGGGCTCGCGCTGCTGCTGCGCCGCTGGTGGACCGGTGCTGTCGTGCTGGCTCTCGCGGCCGGGCTGCTGGTGTCGCTGCTGCCGAGGCTGACTCCCGCCGCGCAACCGGTGGCCGCCGGACCCACACTGCGGGTGCTCGCGGTGAACCTGTACTACGGGCACGCGGACGCCGAGCGACTGGTCGAGCTGGTACGTGCGCACGAGGTCGATGTGCTCAACCTGCTCGAGCTGACCCCGGAAGCGGTGCCCCGGCTCGCCGAGGCCGGACTGTTCACGCCGCTGCCGTACCGGGTGCTGCGGCCTGGGCGGTCCGGCGCCGGCTCGGGGCTGGTTTCCCGGCACCCGTTGCGGCGGTTGGGACTGGCCCGGCCCGCCCTGCTGGCCCAGCCCAGCGCGCGGGTGAGCCTGCCGGGTGGCCGTGGGGTCGAGGTGGTCGCGGTGCACCCGGTGCCGCCGACGTACTCCTACCCGGACTGGCGGGACGCGCTGGCCGGGCTGCCCGCCACCGATCCGCGCGGCACGGCCCGGATACTGGCCGGTGACTTCAACGCCACGTTGGACCACGCCGCGTTTCGCCGGGTGCTCGGCGAGGGCTACCGGGACGCGGGGGAGGAGACCGGTTCCGGTCTCACCCCGACCTGGCCGGAAGGTCTCTTCCCGCCGCCGGTGACCATCGACCACGTCCTGGTGGACCAGCGGCTGGCCGTGCGCGACTACCGGGTGTTCG
- a CDS encoding ABC transporter permease, which produces MSTMAAGAPPAYIGPARALRHGISLAWRGAIKIRKNPEQLIDVTLQPILFLVMFVYLFGGAISGSTDSYMQFLVPGLMVQNALFASLSAGVSLNTDVNKGVFDRFRSMPIARSAPLVGAVLSDVLRYLVGIAVLLGFAAVLGFRIHTDPVSTVLAAALIILFGLCFCWIAVFVGMLVKQTGAVQGVMVALVMPITFGSNVFVMPETMPGWLQAWAEVSPVSLAADTMRGLLDGGAVAGPMLGMLAWMAGIVAVFFPLAMWAYRRRVT; this is translated from the coding sequence ATGAGCACGATGGCAGCGGGCGCGCCGCCGGCGTACATCGGCCCGGCAAGGGCACTGCGGCACGGGATCTCGCTGGCATGGCGGGGCGCGATCAAGATCAGGAAGAACCCGGAGCAGCTGATCGACGTCACCCTCCAGCCGATCCTGTTCCTGGTGATGTTCGTGTACCTGTTCGGCGGCGCGATCTCCGGCAGCACGGACTCCTACATGCAGTTCCTGGTGCCGGGGCTGATGGTGCAGAACGCCCTGTTCGCCAGCCTTTCCGCTGGGGTGTCCCTGAACACCGACGTGAACAAGGGGGTGTTCGACCGCTTCCGCAGCATGCCGATCGCCCGGTCCGCCCCGCTGGTCGGCGCGGTGCTCTCCGATGTGTTGCGGTACCTGGTCGGCATCGCGGTGCTGCTCGGGTTCGCGGCGGTTCTCGGCTTCCGGATCCACACCGATCCGGTCTCCACCGTGCTGGCCGCGGCGCTGATCATCCTGTTCGGACTGTGCTTCTGCTGGATCGCCGTTTTCGTCGGCATGCTGGTCAAGCAGACCGGGGCGGTGCAGGGCGTGATGGTCGCGCTGGTGATGCCGATCACCTTCGGCAGCAACGTGTTCGTCATGCCGGAGACCATGCCGGGCTGGTTGCAGGCCTGGGCCGAGGTGAGCCCGGTCAGCCTGGCCGCCGACACCATGCGCGGCCTGCTGGACGGCGGAGCAGTCGCCGGACCGATGCTCGGCATGCTGGCCTGGATGGCCGGAATCGTGGCGGTGTTCTTCCCGCTGGCGATGTGGGCCTACCGCAGGCGAGTCACCTGA
- a CDS encoding ATP-binding cassette domain-containing protein translates to MTNAIQAEGLVKRFGETTALAGVDLEVPTGKVVGVLGPNGAGKTTAVRILATLLKPDAGRATVGGYDVQRDPVSVRGLIGLTGQYASVDEDLTGAENLRLLARLLDFSRAAARTRAAELLERFELTDAGSRPVRTYSGGMRRRIDLAASLVGRPRVLCLDEPTTGLDPHARNEVWEVVRRLVEDGVTVLLTTQYLEEADQLADRITVFDHGRVVADGRPDELKRRVGGQTMQVRPSVRGDLEAVERIVTELTGARPARDADAGLLTAPVDNPALLAALVRRLDEVGITADELALRLPSLDEVFLALTGSRAESARADLEGSMA, encoded by the coding sequence ATGACGAACGCGATCCAGGCCGAGGGCCTGGTGAAGAGGTTCGGGGAGACCACCGCGCTGGCCGGGGTGGATCTCGAGGTGCCGACCGGCAAGGTGGTCGGTGTGCTCGGGCCGAACGGCGCGGGAAAGACCACCGCGGTCCGGATTCTGGCCACCTTGCTGAAACCGGACGCCGGCCGGGCCACGGTCGGCGGCTACGACGTGCAGCGCGATCCGGTCAGCGTCCGCGGGCTGATCGGACTAACCGGGCAGTACGCCTCGGTCGACGAGGACCTCACCGGCGCGGAGAACCTGCGGCTGCTGGCCAGGCTGTTGGACTTCTCCAGGGCGGCGGCGCGGACCCGCGCCGCCGAGTTGCTGGAGCGATTCGAGCTGACCGACGCGGGTTCCCGCCCGGTCCGTACCTACTCCGGCGGCATGCGGCGCCGGATCGACCTCGCGGCGAGCCTGGTCGGCAGGCCACGGGTGCTCTGCCTGGACGAACCGACGACCGGGCTGGACCCGCATGCCCGCAACGAGGTGTGGGAGGTGGTCCGCCGGCTGGTCGAGGACGGGGTCACGGTGCTGCTGACCACGCAGTACCTGGAGGAGGCCGACCAGCTCGCCGATCGGATCACCGTGTTCGACCACGGCCGGGTGGTCGCCGATGGCAGGCCGGACGAGCTCAAGCGCCGGGTCGGCGGGCAGACCATGCAGGTACGGCCGTCCGTGCGCGGCGACCTGGAGGCGGTGGAGCGCATCGTCACCGAGCTGACCGGGGCGCGGCCGGCCAGGGACGCCGACGCCGGGCTGCTCACCGCGCCGGTGGACAACCCGGCTCTGCTGGCCGCGCTGGTGCGACGGCTGGACGAGGTGGGTATCACCGCGGACGAGCTGGCGCTGCGGCTGCCCAGCCTGGACGAGGTGTTCCTCGCCCTGACCGGTTCCCGGGCCGAGTCCGCGCGGGCCGACCTGGAAGGGAGCATGGCATGA
- a CDS encoding ATP-binding protein — translation MRVAMLGPLRVHTADGDPITLGGVRLRLLLARLALDAPRPVPATVLVADLWGVESPADPANALQSLVSRLRKALAGQAELDADGGGYLLRIGREDLDTHRFDTLAARGRRALTAGDYARADQLLGEALELWRGPPFADLADAAFVQGPAARLAELRLSALEDLFDVRLRQGRQAEVLADIGDAVTEHPLRERLAALYLRALALAGKQSEALAAYERIRAALAEELGIDPSAELAETHLAVLRGELTAPSPPAQPAADHLPARLTSFVAREEELSQVAERLASSRLLTLIGPGGSGKTRLATEVAARHPAYQHGRVWFVSLAGVRDGNAVPGAVLSALGQAETRALDTTSLAAPDQVARIAEALSLGRSLLVLDNCEHLIEAVALFTHDLLGRSDGVRILATSREPLAITGETLYPVGPLEVPPERADPAGYGAVRLFVDRARAVRPGFELSQATEAVAEICRRLDGMPLALELAAARLRSMTAAQVAGRLDDRFRLLTSGSRAALPRQRTLRAVIEWSWDLMDERERLLGARLSLFSGGASLSAVQAVCADERLAEEDVLYVLGSLTEKSIVETSGSEAGEPRYRMLETLRAYGAERLAEAGETGTIARRFAWHFLAVAEDADPKLRDARQLAAIGTLRAEHDNLLTALRWAVDNEEGEVAYRLTAALVWHWVMQGSYRQLGTFGAELVRLSDLIPDHARAAFRVLHHLAAIAPGFDRDTDLSPLLAECERTGAFERYAFLVIMLPMAAFVIGDAEAADRELNRGLSSADPWQVAAAHWAHGFLLAHRGDQAGAEHAQRAALAGFEAVGDKGGASMTLHMLGRARSLAGDHTSAIAAYQRGITLVRELYAEDEAWQYTMQLALERMRAGDLDGAWKDMREAERAAQAGDNQQLNLMLLLHKLELSVDSGDLAQARILLEQLAHSLDESSFVKEIGLEWMRLAETQLAVAEQDQATARARLTDLFASALGRGDLPSVANGTEMLACVCALEGDAERAATMLGVSAAVRGVFDRGNPRLRRLGAELAAALGEAAYTEAYDRGARLSTADATTLLSEEFGL, via the coding sequence GTGCGCGTAGCCATGCTCGGCCCGCTGCGGGTCCACACCGCCGATGGTGACCCGATCACCCTCGGCGGCGTCCGGCTGCGCCTGCTGCTCGCCCGGCTGGCGCTGGACGCACCCCGCCCGGTGCCCGCCACGGTGCTGGTGGCGGACCTGTGGGGGGTGGAATCGCCCGCCGACCCGGCCAACGCCTTGCAGTCCCTGGTGTCCCGGCTGCGCAAGGCACTGGCCGGGCAGGCCGAGCTGGACGCCGACGGTGGCGGCTACCTGCTCCGGATCGGGCGGGAGGACCTGGACACGCACCGGTTCGACACCCTGGCGGCGCGCGGGCGGCGGGCGTTGACGGCCGGTGACTACGCGCGGGCCGACCAGCTGCTCGGCGAGGCACTGGAGCTGTGGAGGGGGCCGCCGTTCGCGGATCTCGCCGACGCCGCGTTCGTCCAGGGACCCGCGGCCCGGCTGGCCGAGCTGCGGCTGAGCGCGCTGGAGGACCTGTTCGACGTTCGGCTGCGCCAGGGCAGGCAGGCCGAGGTTCTCGCCGACATCGGAGACGCGGTCACCGAGCATCCGCTACGGGAGCGCCTCGCCGCGCTGTACCTGCGGGCGCTGGCCCTTGCCGGCAAGCAGTCCGAGGCACTGGCCGCCTACGAGCGCATCCGTGCGGCGCTGGCGGAGGAGCTCGGCATCGACCCCTCGGCCGAGCTGGCCGAGACCCACCTCGCCGTGCTGCGAGGGGAACTCACCGCCCCGAGTCCACCCGCGCAGCCCGCCGCCGATCACCTGCCCGCGCGGCTGACCAGCTTCGTCGCGCGGGAGGAGGAGCTGTCGCAGGTCGCCGAGCGGTTGGCGAGTTCGCGCCTGCTGACCCTGATCGGCCCCGGCGGCTCCGGCAAGACCAGGCTCGCCACCGAGGTCGCCGCACGGCATCCGGCGTATCAGCACGGGCGGGTGTGGTTCGTCTCGCTGGCCGGGGTCCGGGACGGGAACGCGGTGCCGGGAGCCGTGCTCAGCGCGCTGGGCCAGGCCGAGACCCGGGCACTGGACACCACCTCCCTCGCCGCGCCGGACCAGGTGGCGCGCATCGCGGAGGCGCTCAGCCTCGGCCGGTCCCTGCTGGTGCTGGACAACTGCGAACACCTCATCGAGGCCGTCGCGCTGTTCACCCACGACCTGCTCGGCCGCTCGGACGGCGTGCGGATCCTGGCCACGAGCAGGGAACCACTGGCCATCACCGGGGAGACGCTGTACCCGGTGGGGCCACTGGAGGTGCCACCGGAACGCGCCGACCCGGCCGGTTACGGCGCGGTGCGGCTGTTCGTCGACCGGGCCCGCGCGGTACGGCCGGGGTTCGAGCTGTCCCAGGCCACCGAGGCGGTGGCGGAGATCTGCCGCCGCCTGGACGGCATGCCGCTGGCGCTGGAGCTGGCCGCCGCCCGGTTGCGGTCGATGACCGCGGCGCAGGTGGCCGGCCGCCTTGACGACCGGTTCCGGCTGCTCACCTCGGGCAGCAGGGCGGCGCTGCCGCGGCAACGCACCCTGCGCGCGGTGATCGAGTGGAGCTGGGACCTGATGGACGAGCGGGAGCGGTTACTGGGCGCGCGGCTGTCCCTGTTCTCCGGCGGCGCGAGCCTGTCCGCCGTGCAGGCCGTGTGCGCGGACGAGCGGCTCGCCGAGGAGGACGTGCTGTACGTGCTCGGTTCCCTGACCGAGAAGTCCATTGTGGAAACTTCCGGTTCGGAGGCCGGCGAGCCGCGGTACCGGATGTTGGAGACGCTGCGGGCCTACGGGGCCGAGCGGCTGGCCGAGGCAGGGGAGACCGGCACGATCGCCCGCCGGTTCGCCTGGCACTTCCTCGCCGTGGCCGAGGACGCGGACCCGAAGCTGCGGGACGCCCGGCAACTCGCGGCGATCGGCACGCTGCGCGCGGAGCACGACAATCTGCTCACCGCGTTGCGCTGGGCGGTGGACAACGAGGAGGGCGAGGTCGCGTACCGGCTGACCGCCGCGCTGGTCTGGCACTGGGTGATGCAGGGGTCCTACCGGCAACTCGGGACGTTCGGCGCGGAACTGGTGCGGCTGAGCGACCTGATCCCGGACCATGCCCGCGCCGCCTTCCGCGTGCTGCACCACCTTGCCGCCATCGCGCCGGGCTTCGACCGGGATACGGATCTGTCCCCCTTGCTGGCGGAATGTGAGCGCACCGGAGCTTTCGAACGTTACGCCTTCCTGGTCATCATGCTGCCCATGGCGGCCTTCGTCATCGGGGACGCCGAGGCGGCCGACCGCGAGCTGAACCGGGGCCTTTCCAGCGCGGACCCGTGGCAGGTCGCGGCCGCGCACTGGGCGCACGGCTTCCTGCTGGCCCATCGCGGGGACCAGGCCGGAGCCGAGCACGCCCAGCGAGCGGCGCTGGCCGGGTTCGAAGCGGTGGGGGACAAGGGCGGTGCGTCGATGACCCTGCACATGCTCGGCAGGGCACGATCCCTCGCCGGGGACCACACCAGCGCCATCGCGGCCTACCAGCGGGGCATCACCCTGGTCCGGGAGCTGTACGCCGAGGACGAGGCGTGGCAGTACACCATGCAGCTGGCGCTGGAGCGGATGCGTGCCGGTGATCTGGACGGCGCTTGGAAGGACATGCGGGAAGCCGAACGGGCCGCGCAGGCAGGCGACAACCAGCAACTGAACCTGATGCTGTTGCTGCACAAGCTCGAGCTGTCCGTGGACTCCGGCGACCTCGCGCAGGCCAGGATCCTGCTCGAACAACTGGCCCACAGCCTGGACGAGAGTTCCTTCGTCAAGGAGATCGGCCTGGAGTGGATGCGGCTGGCGGAGACACAGCTTGCGGTCGCCGAGCAGGACCAGGCGACCGCGCGCGCGAGGCTGACCGACCTGTTCGCCTCCGCACTGGGCAGGGGGGATCTGCCGAGCGTCGCCAACGGGACCGAGATGCTGGCCTGCGTGTGTGCCCTTGAGGGCGACGCCGAGCGAGCCGCCACCATGCTCGGCGTCAGCGCGGCCGTGCGTGGGGTCTTCGACCGGGGCAACCCGCGGCTGCGGCGGCTGGGTGCGGAGCTGGCGGCCGCACTCGGCGAGGCGGCCTACACCGAGGCATATGATCGTGGCGCCCGCCTGTCCACGGCGGACGCCACGACCCTGCTCAGCGAGGAGTTCGGTTTGTGA